One part of the Ornithodoros turicata isolate Travis chromosome 2, ASM3712646v1, whole genome shotgun sequence genome encodes these proteins:
- the LOC135384890 gene encoding uncharacterized protein LOC135384890 yields MSYGSLPSLPPFLELPGKPYIPWTQWRRMFENYLDCVADATLSSKRKKALLLHALGTEGQRIFFTLPVPQVTASPSTDKKEEARDPYAEAIATLEARYAETFNVIAERRKFRHRSQLPGETIDEFVTALRGLAATCNFGSTLEEVIRDQLVENASLPQVRERLMMEGSSLTLERALTLARFIEQSNNEVQLMRGDTPVVQRLTKAKGKQRSKPPSTLKRNFAGKACYRCGSTTHLANSTTCPARDKECRRCKKRGHFASVCRSAAGSTNQIQVQDSLGQKFGLPDLSCTTVLELGPPHKNAIYITVTVNKKDIRFVVDTGSSVTILSRDLYEAHFAADCKLEGTSISLHNYSKQRIPVLGSFFATVTYGSRTSRLLLYVVPEGAALLGLDGLAALGISIDGPTLQCLRTSLNPANLQDLLETFAHLFSPGLGLAKDYTHRVKTRNDVAPVRAKLRKLPFALREEVTQELDRLLKTDVIEPVTASEWISPIVVARKKDGKIRLCVDLRGPNKAVVVDAFPLPTIDELLYQLGGAKVFSKLDLTAAYHQVLLAPESRNLTAFITQRTVPL; encoded by the coding sequence ATGAGCTACGGAAGCCTTCCATCCCTACCGCCATTTTTGGAGTTACCTGGCAAGCCTTACATTCCATGGACGCAATGGCGCCGGATGTTCGAGAATTATTTGGATTGCGTGGCGGACGCAACGTTATCTTCGAAGCGTAAGAAAGCTTTACTGCTACATGCACTAGGTACGGAAGGCCAACGGATTTTCTTCACACTCCCGGTACCTCAAGTCACCGCGAGCCCTTCAACTGACAAGAAGGAAGAAGCACGCGATCCTTACGCAGAAGCTATAGCCACGTTGGAAGCTCGATATGCAGAAACTTTCAACGTCATCGCAGAACGACGCAAGTTCCGCCATCGGTCTCAACTTCCCGGTGAGACGATCGACGAATTTGTAACAGCATTAAGAGGCCTTGCTGCAACGTGCAATTTCGGAAGCACACTTGAAGAGGTTATCAGAGACCAATTGGTGGAAAACGCAAGTCTTCCACAAGTTCGTGAACGCCTCATGATGGAAGGTTCCAGCCTCACGTTGGAACGAGCACTAACCCTAGCCAGGTTCATCGAACAATCGAACAATGAGGTGCAGCTGATGCGTGGTGACACGCCAGTTGTCCAGCGACTCACGAAGGCTAAAGGGAAACAACGTAGCAAGCCACCCTCAACTCTGAAAAGGAACTTCGCTGGGAAAGCCTGTTACCGCTGTGGGTCAACTACTCACCTCGCGAATTCCACTACGTGTCCGGCAAGGGACAAGGAGTGCCGTAGATGCAAGAAACGTGGACATTTTGCGTCGGTATGTCGGTCGGCTGCTGGATCAACTAATCAGATTCAAGTTCAAGATAGTTTGGGCCAGAAGTTTGGACTTCCAGATCTTAGCTGCACTACGGTACTGGAGTTAGGACCTCCTCACAAGAACGCAATTTACATCACCGTTACAGTCAACAAGAAGGATATCAGATTCGTGGTTGACACCGGTTCTTCAGTCACAATTTTATCCAGGGACTTGTACGAAGCGCACTTTGCTGCGGATTGCAAGTTGGAAGGCACGTCAATTTCATTGCACAACTACTCGAAGCAACGAATACCAGTCCTGgggtcattttttgcaacagTCACGTACGGAAGCCGCACTTCCCGCTTACTTCTCTACGTCGTTCCTGAAGGCGCAGCTCTTCTAGGTCTGGATGGCCTTGCTGCACTGGGTATCTCCATTGATGGACCAACACTACAGTGCCTTAGGACGTCACTTAACCCTGCAAACCTACAGGATCTTTTGGAGACCTTTGCGCATTTATTCTCGCCAGGACTTGGACTTGCAAAGGATTACACTCATCGAGTTAAAACAAGAAATGACGTCGCACCTGTGAGGGCGAAGCTACGCAAGTTACCGTTTGCACTACGTGAAGAGGTTACCCAGGAATTGGATCGCCTCCTCAAGACGGACGTAATCGAGCCCGTCACAGCATCCGAATGGATATCACCTATCGTCGTTGCCCGGAAGAAGGACGGGAAGATACGTCTCTGCGTGGACCTTCGAGGACCTAACAAAGCA